Proteins from a single region of Chanodichthys erythropterus isolate Z2021 chromosome 13, ASM2448905v1, whole genome shotgun sequence:
- the entpd2a.2 gene encoding ectonucleoside triphosphate diphosphohydrolase 2: MQLQICTAIAIIFVSFIGILLLAINLEDIKEPAQLMYGIVLDAGSTHTSMFIYKWPADKQNGTGIVSQHSECHVKGGGISSYAGVRGGAARSLEECMGKAMKEIPNSRHKLTPVYLGATAGMRLLNISKPKESDEVLKEVGDKLKTYPFSFKGATILSGQEEGAYGWVTVNYLLEKFIKYGFVGRWLSPGRDTVGALDLGGASTQITFVTKQTVENKDNLMKLRLYGQDYLIYTQSFLCYGRDQVLLRLLAHLMTTQGSDSSIVHPCYPTGYNQAIKLGSVFDTPCNKRQTPYKPDDVLQIKGTGNYNQCLGNISHLFSFNNCSYSKCSFDGVFQPNITGNFMAFSAFFYTHSFLQEAAGITITSPANLEDATRVVCNMSFQEMQNKFPDEGNHLRDYCADSILLRVLLIDGYDFSDLSFPQISFQGKAEDNSVGWSLGYMLSLSNMLPAENVLLRKALRPDAWRAAVFLFSVLLIASVFFFLLRSYQKNSTK, from the exons ATGCAGTTGCAAATATGTACCGCTATTGCAATTATATTTGTTTCATTTATAGGCATCCTTCTGCTCGCCATCAACCTTGAAGACATCAAAGAACCAGCTCAGCTCATG taTGGAATAGTCCTGGATGCTGGATCTACTCATACTTCCATGTTCATCTACAAATGGCCAGCAGACAAGCAGAACGGTACCGGCATAGTCAGTCAACACAGCGAGTGTCATGTAAAGG GAGGCGGGATCTCCAGTTATGCAGGTGTCAGAGGAGGAGCAGCCCGTAGCCTTGAGGAATGCATGGGAAAAGCCATGAAGGAGATCCCAAATTCAAGACACAAACTCACTCCTGTGTATCTCGGGGCCACAGCAGGCATGAGACTACTGAA TATTTCTAAACCCAAAGAGTCAGATGAGGTTTTAAAGGAAGTTGGAGACAAACTGAAGACCTACCCATTCAGCTTCAAAGGGGCCACTATCTTAAGTGGACAAGAAGAGGGTGCTTATGGATGGGTCACTGTCAACTACCTGCTTGAAAAATTTATCAAG TATGGTTTTGTGGGTCGGTGGCTGTCTCCAGGCAGAGACACGGTTGGTGCGCTGGACTTGGGCGGAGCTTCTACTCAGATCACATTTGTGACTAAACAAACAGTGGAGAACAAGGACAATCTGATGAAACTGCGGCTGTACGGACAAGACTATCTGATTTACACTCAGAGCTTTCTGTGTTATGGCCGAGACCAGGTCTTACTCAGACTGCTGGCACATCTGATGACG ACTCAGGGTTCAGACAGCTCCATAGTCCATCCCTGCTATCCCACAGGTTACAATCAAGCCATTAAGCTGGGCAGTGTGTTTGACACTCCATGCAATAAAAGACAAACTCCCTATAAACCTGATGATGTCCTGCAAATAAAGGGTACCGGAAACTACAATCAATGCCTGGGAAACATTTCTCATCTCTTCTCTTTTAACAACTGTTCTTATTCCAAATGCTCTTTTGATGGAGTCTTCCAGCCCAACATTACAGGCAACTTTATG gcattttctgcatttttctaCACCCATTCCTTTCTTCAGGAAGCTGCAGGCATCACCATCACATCTCCAGCAAATTTAGAGGATGCTACCCGTGTCGTTTGCAACATGAGCTTTCAGGAG ATGCAAAATAAATTTCCTGATGAGGGGAACCATTTGAGGGATTACTGTGCAGATTCCATTCTTCTGCGGGTGCTCCTGATCGATGGATATGACTTTAGCGATCTCTCCTTCCCACAAATCTCCTTTCAGGGGAAA GCTGAAGACAACTCTGTCGGCTGGTCCCTTGGATACATGCTAAGTTTAAGCAACATGCTGCCTGCTGAAAATGTGTTACTGAGAAAAGCACTGCGCCCAGATGCCTGGCGTGCTGCTGTTTTCCTCTTTTCAGTCCTTCTTATTgcatctgtatttttttttctgctgagaTCCTACCAAAAAAATTCTACTAAATGA
- the nelfb gene encoding negative elongation factor B: MFAGLPELGISNGEDLKETLTNCTEPLKAIDQFQTENGILLPTLQSALPFLDLHGTPRLEFHQSVFDELREKLMERVATIAEGKEEDRYVKLEELLEKSFPLVKMPSIQPVVMQVLKHLPKVPEKKLKQVMADKELYKVCAVEVKRQIWQDNQALFGDEVSPLLKQYIVEKEAALFSSDLSILHNFFSPSPKTRRQGEVVLKLTQMIGKNVKLYDMVLQFLRTLFLRTRNVHYCTLRAELLMSLHDLDISEICSVDPCHKFSWCLDACIREKFVDAKRARELQGFLDGVKKGQEQVLGDLSMILCDPFASNTLVLSTVRNLQELLSQDALPRDSPELLLLLRMLSLGQGAWDMIDSQVFKEPRMDLEVVTRFLPAMMSIVVDDYTFTVEQKLPSEEKTSLTYPTALPETFSRYILENRVACEIGLYYALHIAKLRNKNALQRLLPGLVDTYNDMAFGDIFLHLLTGHLTLLSDEFGSEEFCTAVFDNFLLTSFSSKENVHRHSLRLLNHLHQKVLPSYMETLMKTLEPPKQSSESVKELYTLLKEKLEASKKSPPEPEEAPSLDLGLHPVTVPPTPSTPTTPI; encoded by the exons ATGTTTGCAGGGTTACCTGAGCTGGGAATATCCAATGGGGAAGATCTGAAAGAAACTCTCACTAACTGTACAGAACCTCTGAAAGCCATCGACCAATTTCAG ACGGAAAATGGCATATTGTTGCCAACCCTACAGTCTGCATTGCCTTTCCTGGATCTTCACGGGACTCCACGGCTGGAGTTTCATCAGTCAGTGTTTGATGAGCTTCGAGAAAAGCTGATGGAGCGTGTTGCCACCATTGCAGAGGGCAAGGAGGAGGACAG ATACGTAAAGCTGGAAGAACTTCTTGAGAAAAGCTTCCCATTGGTGAAGATGCCGTCCATACAGCCTGTTGTCATGCAAGTGCTGAAACATCTGCCAAAG GTGCCTGAGAAGAAGCTGAAACAGGTGATGGCTGATAAAGAGCTGTACAAAGTCTGTGCAGTGGAGGTGAAACGGCAGATTTGGCAGGACAATCAGGCTCTTTTTGGGGATGAGGTGTCTCCGCTCTTGAAACAGTATATTGTGGAGAAGGAGGCGGCTCTTTTTAGCAGTGACCTCTCCATCCTTCACAACTTTTTCAGTCCTTCGCCTAAAACACGGCGACAGGGTGAG GTGGTGCTGAAGCTGACTCAGATGATTGGGAAGAACGTGAAGCTCTATGATATGGTACTACAGTTCCTGCGGACGCTGTTCCTGCGCACACGGAACGTGCACTACTGCACCCTGCGTGCTGAGCTGCTCATGTCCCTTCATGACCTCGACATCAGTGAGATCTGTTCAGTCGACCCCTGTCACAAG TTTTCTTGGTGTTTGGATGCCTGCATCAGGGAAAAGTTTGTGGATGCTAAACGGGCTCGTGAGTTACAAGGCTTCCTGGATGGTGTGAAGAAAGGGCAGGAACAAGTCTTAGG TGACCTGTCTATGATCCTCTGTGACCCATTTGCCTCTAATACACTAGTGTTGAGCACCGTGAGGAACCTTCAGGAGCTATTGAGCCAGGACGCCCTGCCCAGA GACAGCCCTGAACTTCTCCTCCTGCTGCGGATGCTTTCACTTGGCCAGGGTGCCTGGGACATGATTGACAGCCAAGTTTTCAAAGAGCCCCGAATG GATTTGGAGGTGGTAACACGCTTTCTGCCTGCCATGATGTCAATAGTGGTTGATGACTACACATTCACTGTGGAGCAGAAACTACCAAGTGAGGAGAAGACCTCTCTCACATACCCCACCGCCTTGCCTGAAACCTTCTCCAG GTATATACTGGAAAACAGGGTGGCATGTGAGATCGGTCTTTATTATGCGCTTCATATCGCGAAGTTGAGAAATAAAAATGCCTTACAGCGGCTTCTGCCTGGACTGG tggaTACCTATAATGACATGGCGTTTGGAGACATCTTCCTCCATCTTCTCACTGGTCATCTGACTCTGCTCTCTGATGAATTTGGATCAGAGGAGTTCTGTACTGCTGTCTTTGACAACTTCCTCCTCACATCTTTCTCTAg TAAGGAAAACGTTCACAGACACAGTCTTCGCTTGCTGAACCATCTCCATCAGAAGGTGTTGCCATCCTACATGGAAACATTAATGAAGACACTTGAACCACCAAAACAG